TGTTGACAAAAGCCTGTTACACCGTAAGGCCAGTAAAGGTCGAGTAagggtttccttttttattctttttcatttcaccgaGACACACTTTACAGCCTCAAAAAATTAGAATTATATGGCCAGGCCAACCGAAGCAACTTCTTAAAACACCAACTCGATACGATCACAGTTCCTCGTTTCGGTGGGCCTTGCGAAGTCGGTTGTAGTAGAACGACTCTACCTTCTTACTTACGCGCTTGCAGCCGTTGTTGGAGAAAATGCCTGTTTCATCGAACGTGACTGCTTCTCGCAGGATATCTCTGAAATGAAAGGGAATATTAAATGAATGGCCTACAGCCCAATTAATGCAGAATACATACTTGAGTAAAGTCTCGTCAATATTCTCACTGCCGGTTAATTTATGATACTCTCGgatgatgcatttttccaCATGTCGTTGCTCGAGCGGCAGAAACGGTACAAAGTGGTCCACCACGTGCGACTCAATCATCTCACTTCGGTACAGGCCACCTTCGAGATTGTAGGCGCTAATTTCTAGCGTTTGTTCGAAATCATGCAATTTAGTACCCTCGCGCCAAGTACCCTTATCTAGGATAAGCTTCAACTGGTTCGCTATTTCCGGTCCCGCGACGTTCGATAGAAAGACGAAGATGGACTGTCGAAAGTTGTGCTCTTTCGTGTACGCATGATTGTCCAGCAGCGATACGATCGTGTCGAACAGTCCGGCCGGCATCTTTTCTACTTCATCGAAGATAAATAACGACGTAGGGCATTTCGCGGTCGCTCGCTTGATGTCTTCAACAAGCCGAAACTGGAATGGAATCCAACGATTCCCGTtagtccgaaaccgaaacgctTGGTTTCTATCCGCAGCTCACCTTGTACTCGTTAATTCTGCTCTCGAGAGGAAAGTCTATCCTTCCCAAGTATTTGTGCACGAAGTCACTCTGGGAACCCTTCTGGAACAAAGCGTTGGCAATGTGCTCTGCTATGTAATTTTTACCCGTACCTAAATGATGAAATCGAATTGTTAGCATACCATGCTGTCCCTATAACTAGGTATCGTTCCCCAACTCACCAGGAGCACCGTGAAAGCTGCAAAAGAAAGTATATTCTTTGTACTATCTCCTAACCAGCAGTGAGCGTGAGGGATCTTACCTTATCACTAATGGTTTCTCAGACTTGTGAATTTGCTGAAAGTGACCTCCGATAGCGTCCACAACCAGCTTCTTGGCAATGTGTTGCCCAAACAGGTTCGCATCGAGCGACCTTCTCAGTGCTTTTGGGATGAGAAAATACGCTTATTTTAAAATTACCCATACTCAAGCCGTCGGTAGTTCATCCGATTGCTTACCGTAAATGTCGGCAGGAATATAATCCCGTGTACAGCATTCACGGTACCGGCAGATGGTGTTATCTCTAGTTGCTTCAAACGCAAACTTAACGCCTGATCGGATATTTTCCTTCAACTGTGCGAAATCAAAGAAGGCGCAGGAAGGCTGAACAACGATGCACCAGAATAGGAATTTTAGGAAAGCAGGTGCCGCGAGCCTCATGGTTGACGATTAATGTAGCACAGCCACTTTATAACAATCGattaaactaattaaattGATCGTAGCTCAACTTTTCTGTGGTGATCTCACCGCGCTGGTTCAGTGATAAGTAAACAAATGCTCGAACGCACAAGCAAAGATGCGTACTTATGATTCCCTCTGTGAGGCCAAATACTCTAGGAATACATCTCGCAATGGAAACGCGACGAACGCTTGCACAAAGTTATTCCAAACTTCTCAATTCAAAACTTTATTCCAAAAATACGAGTTTGCGCCTCCGGTTGAAAACAGCTGTTCCGGCTGCCGGCTGTCAAGGGCAGCCGGTTTCCGCCTCCGTTTAGAGCACCAGGAGTTGAGCGATCTAACGATAAgtcggaggtggtggttttattaacaaaaatggttttaaatCCATTTATGGCATTACAAATTCGATTTCACTGCACGCTATCGCCCTTTTTCTTTATCCTTTGAGTGGGTGCTTCCGTCGTCGATGGACAATCGCACCAGGGCGTTTCAGCTTTGTCGCAAACTAGATCCACATTTAGAACACTCACGGGAACACCATCGATGGTAAGCTCGCGACGACTGGCGATTGAGTATTTCAGCGTGTTCAGTCCCGTTTTGCGATCCCGTCTCCGTGTACTCTCACGCTGGTTAAAGCATTTCGTCGTGTCTCGCTTCCGATGCAACCGATCGTGCACATGCAGGAACGTGTTGTTCGTTCCCGTCGTTATGTTTCTCGACCGATACACCTCAAGACCGGCCTCTTTGATGCGCACGAAAAACTCATCGTCCTCCAGCCCCCAGCCCCAGTAACGGTTCGACATGCCGTTCAGCTGAACAAAGTGCTCCATCTTAAGCAGTAGTATACCACCGATAAAGTTCGAATAGTGGTACTTGGGGTGATATTCGGGGCCCGATATGTGTAGAGGACCTTCCTCGGGATACTCGTAGCGCAGGTTGTCGTTCAGTGGCAGCAGATCAACGTCGTGCATAGCGAAGTAGTCGAAACGATCCCGGGCCTCCAGGAAACCTGCATTGATCAGCGATGCACGATTGAATCGATAACGATCATTTTGGTTCACCACAAATATGTGAAACGGCACGCCTTGCTTGTCCAGAAACGCCGCCATGTGGGGAGCAAACTGGAGCAGCTCATCGAACCGATCGCGGAACGGAACCACTATCGCTAGCTTCTTCCTATTCTGATCGTACTGCTCAAGCCGGAAGGTCTTGTGAAACCGCTCATGATCGTGCTCTTCACACCGGCAGGTTTCTGAAAGAAGATCGAATTTTCTATCCAAATTCTTGATCAACTTGCGCGTCCAAACTCACCCAAACCTGTCGGAAGTCCGCCGCTGAGCAGGAATACCACGATAAAGCCGAACAAGCAGATACCGAAGAGTCGCAGGAGAACCACTTGCGTGTACTTAACCATCGCTTAGCCGAGTTTGCATTTCGAAGGAATTGAGGTCTTTTTTCCTCGTAGTATCACCAGCATTCGGTCCGCGGCGGCATGTTTACATTTCCACAGCTGTTTTATCAGAGGGCTTCATTCAAGCCTCGAATAAGATAATTTTTCAACCACCTCGATAGTAGATTGAGACAAAATTTCATGAAGAAACGCCATTCGCTCGGGGGTGGATAATTAACCcggaaaacaccaaaaaagcGAGTCGGAAggcctggaactggaaataATTTGACTCACAAACTCAAGCGCGTTTCAAATTGAATCCAGTTTTAACGTATAAAcggatccaggagtcgaaaCTTCTAACGCGCTGACTCCTAAATGTAAACGAcgacagtgatggtcgataaaatatgaggattttgtcccaaaaacaggcgagatttttataaaaaatctGAATTTTAAGCTAAAACTGGGCTGCCAGGCACTGTGCCGTGGATACAAATTGTTGTAAAAATCGTGAAACTTCTAACTTTTTAGAAGAATTTCGTGAATTGAGAAGAAATTAGTAGCATTAAAGCAAATTAGCAGCATTAGCAACTACCGCAGCCATTCCCATAGGAAAAGTGTCCAGAAAACTGTGAAAATTGCAGATCCACGGAACGAACTATCGGAGTTTTTTCCAACAAGTATTTTTGCCACGAATTCGATGGAGAAAAGATCCGTTTAGTCCTTTAGATTTTAGAAATTTAGGCAAAAGTACTAGCCATGCTGGTTCAactgaacctgctgctgcttctggtggtggctAGCGGACACGATTTGAAGGGGTTCGACGATTCCGTTCTCTTCAACCTGGTGTGGCACTCCAAAAATGATCTGTTGGTAAGATAAAACGCCGTCCAGCAACCTCCGCTCGTCGTAGCCTGGTAACAGTTGGTTTCTACCTTTTTGCAGCCTTCTACTCCAGATGCTGAGGAGATCGTGATAACGTCGCCAAACAAGGAACGGTACCGGTGCATGATTCCATCGATCACTGCCAAAGAAAGCACGGGCGAGGTGGAGTACAGTGGTCCAACAccgctggagctgctggaaccACTTTTCCTGTCCACGACCTGCTCGTACCGCATCGAGAGCTACTGGTCGTACGAGGTTTGCCACGGAAACTACATCAAACAGTACCATGAAGAGCGGCACGAAAAGACGAGCAAGCTGCAGGAGTATTTTCTTGGCCGCTGGGACAAGCAAAAGACTGAAGCACTGAAGGCACGGTACGCTGAATCCGGTGCACAGAATGAGCAGCTAAAGTACAAGAAAATCGAAGGCTTCAACTTACCGTACCTTGAGCTAGAAATGGACTCCGGAACGGTGTGCGATCTTAACGGGGAGCCACGTGTAACTAAAGTGCTGTACGTGTGCTACATGTTTGGCAAGAACGAGGTGTACTCGTTGAAGGAAACATCCACCTGCAATTATGAAGTCATCATCCTAACGGCAGCGCTGTGCACCCACCCGAAGTACAAACCTCAGGAtacggaggaaaacaaaatcaattgCATTCCGCTTGACGATGCACCACGCAAACCGAGAGCCCTGCTAGAGATGGACGTCGAAAAGATGCGGCAAAAGTATCAGCAACTATCGGTATGTCTTCAGTTTGTCGTCGagcaaatcccgttttactgATTATTCACTGTAGCAGAGTTTGCTTAGTTCGTCTAGTGAATGAGTAGTGCACGGTTTATGTGCTAATATTCATCGCCTGCTAGATCCACCCGATTCCCCATTCTTTTACCCTCCTTGCGACTTGACTTCTTTACCTTTTGTatgtattttttctttcttttttctttcgtttccccGCTGTCCTTTgccttcttcgttttcctctTCCTAGGTTACTATTAGCGACGTATTAGGATTTGAAATGCCTGAATTGGATGAGGTTGGTTTCTATATTTTCTAGTTCCTTTTACTATTGCTTCATAGCTACTGCACGCCTGTTTTGCACTTTACGACTTTTGAGTTGCTCGCCCATGGCTTACTTTGTTTCATGCTCATTCCATGACTAACCGCTTGCAGGATGGTTCTTGGCGAGGAGAACCGGTACGTAAGGACACTTCGTTTGCGTTCGATTGGAAAGGCATGGATGTGGATGCTGATGAAGGGACTACTCCAGTAGGTTCCATGACGAGACGGCCGAAAAAGACCAAGGAACTAACGACACTGCTTGAGTTCCTCGATGGAGCCTACTGTCTGCCAGGGGTAAGATGGATCGGGGATCGGGGACGGACTTATCAATCAAGCTTCCTGCTAACGTTCCATTCATCTGCTTTTGTAGGGCTCCGGTTGGTGGAAATTTGAGCTTTGCTTCGGAAAGCACGTGCGTCAATATCACAAAGATACCTCAATCTACCTCGGGTACTTCGATGTGGACAGGCATCGCGAGTGGTTAGAGAAAAATCCGCTCGTCCGGTTGACTCGCAAGCACGATAACCAGATCAGTCTCTTCTACACCGGTGGTGATGTGTGCGACAAAACCAATCAAGCTCGCCACGTGGAGGTGAAGCTTAAATGTACAGAACATTCGGCCAGCACGGACTTAATCGCCCTGTATCTGCTCGAACCCCGTCCCTGCGAGTACGTTCTGAACGTGGAATCATCGAAGATTTGTGATATTCTTCCACTGGCTACCGAGGATATGCTCCTGCCGGAAAATCTGCAAGAACTCGTCGATGAAACGCTGCTGGCCTCGGATAGTACTAGCAGCAATAAGGATAATGATGtaaataattgaataaaattcaCCAAAAATTCCACCACAACTGTCCATTAGTTGCTGAACTCAACGACGGGCGCCTTCGTCTCCGAACTGATCTTCACCGTCAGTTGCGTAAACAGTTGATCCCAGGTCCACACCTCATCGGGTTCTTCGATGTCCTCTTCGCTTTCTAGGCACTCCGTAAGGATGGCAATGTCAATCTCGTCCAGGTTCCCCAAGGCCGATGCTTTGTCATTAGCCAAAATATCCGAGGCCAGATCTTTATATGTGGTCACGCTACAAATGTACAACCGACATTAGCTTAACGTCTGCGCTGGACATACTGCTACCTAGGGGTTATCCTTACGTGGGTAAATTGGGACTCTCGTTGTACAATAAGCTTTCGTGTATATCATCCGCATCCGGTAGCATTGGAATATCGTCGATCGGATTATGATCCAACGCGGCACTGCTTTCGTCCATCGAAACGATGTTTGTGTTGCTGAATCGTTCCCTGTAAATATCGGCACGCTGCATAAAGATCCGATCCTGTGTGAATCCTGGCCGATCGTGCTACTTACATCTCCagaatgtttgaaaatttacGAGCGTTCCTGAAATCGAGCCAATAAGGAATGAATACAAGCCAGcgaatggcgtcgtcgtcctgtttGATCAATAATTGTCCCCCGGGAATCACACGTACTTGCCATGGTTGCTGGTAGCGCTCGTCAGTGCCGATAACGACCGACCAATCGGCGATGCGTCCTCCATCCAGCTATCTGTTTTCACCTTCGCCGGGGTGCCACTGGATAGGGGCGACGCTTTTTCCTGCATGTTTTTTGTAGCTGTGGCCGTCGATGTTTGTTATTTCTTTCTCCCTACGATTACCACCGTATTCCACTACTCACGCTCGTTAATTATTGTCACGGAGGTGGAAAGAACCCCCTTCCGCACCGCAgtaattcaatatttatatTACACGATTTGGTGTGCGAGATAAAAACGTGAAAAGGCGTGGAAATCGCGTGGAAAAGCGTTTGTTTTGGCTTCCTGAGGTTGCCCTGGCAACGCGTCTACCGAGCTGTCAGACGGGTTGCTGGCGCTTGACCGTGACCTTGATGGGAGGCGAGAATATAAATTCTTGAATTTTGTCTGTTGTTACTACTTATCTTTTATTAAGTCTTCGATCTAATCACATTCAAATACGGTTTCTACCAAAAAAGTATTGCACACCGAGAGCGCCTCCTCGATTCCATTTGTCTATCACCACTCTTTTTCTGTCTTTAGAGGTTTACCAAGAGGAGCTGTAGAAGGAGAGCTACCAGGCCCGGGGACAACGGGAATAGGAAAATCTAATAACAGGTTGAATAAATACTAACAAGCTTTTGGAACGAAACTTAAGGAACATCCAAATATATCCTCGGGATTAAGTTTGAGTTAAAAATCACCCGGATAAGCCGCCGTGAAGAAATGCCTGCGTTGATGCGTTTGAAAGTGTGCAGTGGTTGCTACGGAGATTCTATGCTATCGCTGCACCTGTTGTAGCGAAATTGACAAACTCCCTAGACCCGCGAGACCGGACAAGCAGCGGATGTCTTCATCTTTTTCACGATCTGTAATTCAACAAAAATCAGAGAAAAACATTCACGCTTGTTAGATATTTAATAGCTCATTTCATTACTATTTTAACTAGCTAGAGATAAAAATGACATGCATAAGATGGATTTGAACAGAAAACATCGATGATCGGAGATGATCTTGCTAGGAATGTGGGAAGAGCTGCTCCGTAGTATGCATAACGAAGCCGaaataaacgaaatcaaaaactAACTCAGCCCGAGTCCGCTACACAACGTTGCACTACTCCGCATTCCGCTTCATACTTACGGGGATATAAGGGCACCGTGGGAACCGATCTCGCGACTAAGAAAGCGTTGCTAGCGCTTGCCAACGGCCATTGTGGCTCGCATCTACACTACATACTCTCGATCACTAATAACCTTAATGCCGTGTTCGGTGAACACAAATTTGATCATATCGTCGTAGCTGCGCGATGGACTGATTCGTCCGGTCGAAGCAGCCGTTGctatggtgccggtggtgctcgtTGTGCCGGTACTTGTGCCTGTGCATAAAGTAGCTCCTAGacggttgctactgctgctcgaagTCGGTTGCTTAGATGGaatggaggtggtgctggggtttgtgtgtttgaccGAAGGGTGGTGTATTGTCGCCTTATTGTCTTCGATTTGCGTGCTGTTGATAGCGTGTGTACTAGAGGTGGAATTGACACCTTCCATCGAGCCGACTACTCGTCGAGGGGAACCGCTAAGCGACGGTTTTTCACCCACCTTATTCTGCTTCTGGTCGCTATCGTCGGATGAGCCGCTGACTTGGTGGGCCTGTTTTGTGGTTCCATCCGGTGTCgtcaccgatggtggtgcaggagtAGGAGCTGCGGTCGTTATAATCTGTACAGCACTTCCTGGTCGACCAAGAAACGTAGCTCCTCGTCCACTGATCGGTTTTGCCAGCTGTCCCGTCGACGATTCGTTTGCGCAGCAAAATACCTTGTTGAGAGTAACATTACTGCCCGCACTGGGAGATGGAAGCGGTGGTGACGGAAAATCTGTTTCATCCATCGCTTCGAACGAAGAGTTCCGTTTGTTCATTCGATTCCGGTGCTCAATATAGATGTCCGGATCGTTGATCGGAGAGATTGGCGAAATACTCATGGCCTCCGTTGTGCTTCCCGGTGTTAAAATGTACTTACTACTTTCCATCCATAGCAACCCGCGATCGAAGTCGCCAGGCATTGGTACAGACATGGTATGAGAAAGCGAATTTCAATTATGATTTGAATTAAATGGAAGGTAGTTTGGGAACTACATTCAGGTCAGTTAGCTGTGCACACAGCAGCGCGGACATGCAAACTGTCCTTCACGCTGTATGGAATGAATGAGGTCGAGATGAATGAGTGGCTGCAATTCGGAACGTCGAACGggaaactttttccaaaatcatCCCTCAAGAGATCAATACTTACGTCTCGCTATTGCACCCGAAAAGACCAAACTTTTGAATGTACTCCGTCACGTGCTCGTCCAACAGGTATTTGACCGACATCCCACGGCCCAACAGTCGTCGGATGAGCGTCGAACTGACGTCGTTTGTTACCCAGTTCGTCACTATCGTTATATTGCGCTGGAATAGGAAACAGATTTTAATACACTCGGAAGGACGAGGTCGATTTGATTCATTTTACTTACGCGATAACGAGTCAATAGATCGGAATTGAAGATGAATTGCTCCGGATTAGATCCGGCACGCGAAATCACCACAATGCCGTGGTAACCGAGAATGGCTTCTAGATCTTCGTCCTTCCACAGTCCGGGGGTTGCAAAGGATTCGAGAAGATCTGCGCCACACAACAGCTTCAGGTGAACCTGGCCAGCCGTCTTTTTAATTCCCTCTGGTATCCACGCCGGAATGTGCTGGTTGTTGATGGTCCCATTTGTATCTTTCAGGTAAGAGTTTATGAAATTCTATAACGAAAAGTGTTCTTTATAGTGCTTGTGCAAATCACACAAATCAGCTCCTTTAGCAGTACCTGGTGATACTGAAGCACCTGGCGGGTTCTTGTCCACTCTTCCTGCTGCGTTTCCCAATCGGAGAGCCGAATCCACTCCGAAGACTTCAGTCCAATCTTTATCATAGCACAACGATGAGTTGCCGAAACGAGTCCCTTTTTGGCGTATGAGTCATGTACGGGCGAAACAATCCCGCCCACCACCTGGCCCAGGCCCATTTGGTGGATGTGATCCCGGGCTATCTCTGTAAGAAGCAAGCAGGTCAAAAGATTATTTCCCGCTGATTTACGTCGTTCCACTTTGCTTACCGAACATCCGAAAATGCATCGGAGTTGGCGGACTAAAGGACCCGCAGGCGATGAGCATGATTTTCGTCGACGATGTCATTCTCATTTGTCCTAATTTTGTTTCAGATAACTGAACCACGAAAACACAAATCCAGGAAAAAGGATAACGCAAAAATCCTTGATTTCAAGCTTGTTTACCCAAATTTACCGAGGCTACCGCTCGCACTAAGGGCGGGATAGCTTTTGAAAACCGTCAAAATCGTTTTATAAAATTATTCAACAGCCGTCCGAAATAATCTCTGTGCGATGTATGTCAGACCGGAGTAGATATATCAGATTTCGCAAAAACTGTGTAAAGCTAGGAAGAATAGGTTTGTAATCATATTTTTATCGGTTGCGTCGATTTTATGCTTCGACGCATGTTGGAACTTACTCGCCCACTGTGCCACTCAACTATGTAATGTAAACGTAACCCGGTCAGCAATTCGTTGATTTTTGAGTATGAAGAACGACCGTTGGATGGTGCAGTTTGCTTAAAATTGTTGTTATAGCTGCTACTCTTAGAGTAGCGAATAATTTTGGGTTAAATCAATACCTTTCTGCTACTTAATCAACTGCATGGCCATACCGTGGTGCTCCAGGCAAAGACAAGCGACTGCTTTATCATGATTATTCATTATCACTCAACCCTTTGCTTCGTCTTCCTCCTATCTTAGGCGAGAGGGTCTAATCCGAACCTATTCCGTCTTGCTCGCCAAATTTACTCCCTTGCCCTGTGCTGTTCCGATTTAATTTCAGATTAAACTTCCCTGCACCTACTCTGCTCGCCGAACAATAAATGCCCTGCAGACTGCTGCCGGTATTTGGCAACGTATTCGTCGTTAGAATTCAGCACCGGTATGAACAAGCTTGGGTAAACAGTTTTGATGCCCTCGCCCTGTAATGCTCGTCAGTGGAGCATGATAAAGTTTTCCtatttattcgcatttttGCACGCCCTTCCTTAAGGGATGAGACCGGAGCAGACGAAGCAAGAACGAGGCAACGCATCATCTTTTGATAGGGAAAACGTCTTCACGAAAATGTCTGGTACCGGCACCAGGGCGCCGCACCGAGGAGTGAGCCTGGTTGTAGAACATTGATTGATCACATCTCTGGGCCCTTCGGTTTGGAGGGCCGACCCCGTTCCTCGGTTGGGCTTGAGTTAACCGTTTGTGTTTTGTCTGTTTCCGCGCAAAATGACGATGG
The sequence above is a segment of the Anopheles darlingi chromosome 2, idAnoDarlMG_H_01, whole genome shotgun sequence genome. Coding sequences within it:
- the LOC125950105 gene encoding endoplasmic reticulum lectin 1 isoform X2; translated protein: MLVQLNLLLLLVVASGHDLKGFDDSVLFNLVWHSKNDLLPSTPDAEEIVITSPNKERYRCMIPSITAKESTGEVEYSGPTPLELLEPLFLSTTCSYRIESYWSYEVCHGNYIKQYHEERHEKTSKLQEYFLGRWDKQKTEALKARYAESGAQNEQLKYKKIEGFNLPYLELEMDSGTVCDLNGEPRVTKVLYVCYMFGKNEVYSLKETSTCNYEVIILTAALCTHPKYKPQDTEENKINCIPLDDAPRKPRALLEMDVEKMRQKYQQLSDGSWRGEPVRKDTSFAFDWKGMDVDADEGTTPVGSMTRRPKKTKELTTLLEFLDGAYCLPGGSGWWKFELCFGKHVRQYHKDTSIYLGYFDVDRHREWLEKNPLVRLTRKHDNQISLFYTGGDVCDKTNQARHVEVKLKCTEHSASTDLIALYLLEPRPCEYVLNVESSKICDILPLATEDMLLPENLQELVDETLLASDSTSSNKDNDVNN
- the LOC125950122 gene encoding intraflagellar transport protein 43 homolog encodes the protein MQEKASPLSSGTPAKVKTDSWMEDASPIGRSLSALTSATSNHGKNARKFSNILEMERFSNTNIVSMDESSAALDHNPIDDIPMLPDADDIHESLLYNESPNLPTVTTYKDLASDILANDKASALGNLDEIDIAILTECLESEEDIEEPDEVWTWDQLFTQLTVKISSETKAPVVEFSN
- the LOC125950109 gene encoding torsin-like protein, whose protein sequence is MRLAAPAFLKFLFWCIVVQPSCAFFDFAQLKENIRSGVKFAFEATRDNTICRYRECCTRDYIPADIYALRRSLDANLFGQHIAKKLVVDAIGGHFQQIHKSEKPLVISFHGAPGTGKNYIAEHIANALFQKGSQSDFVHKYLGRIDFPLESRINEYKFRLVEDIKRATAKCPTSLFIFDEVEKMPAGLFDTIVSLLDNHAYTKEHNFRQSIFVFLSNVAGPEIANQLKLILDKGTWREGTKLHDFEQTLEISAYNLEGGLYRSEMIESHVVDHFVPFLPLEQRHVEKCIIREYHKLTGSENIDETLLKDILREAVTFDETGIFSNNGCKRVSKKVESFYYNRLRKAHRNEEL
- the LOC125950103 gene encoding nicotinamide/nicotinic acid mononucleotide adenylyltransferase 1 isoform X2, which gives rise to MRMTSSTKIMLIACGSFSPPTPMHFRMFEIARDHIHQMGLGQVVGGIVSPVHDSYAKKGLVSATHRCAMIKIGLKSSEWIRLSDWETQQEEWTRTRQVLQYHQNFINSYLKDTNGTINNQHIPAWIPEGIKKTAGQVHLKLLCGADLLESFATPGLWKDEDLEAILGYHGIVVISRAGSNPEQFIFNSDLLTRYRRNITIVTNWVTNDVSSTLIRRLLGRGMSVKYLLDEHVTEYIQKFGLFGCNSETVKDSLHVRAAVCTAN
- the LOC125950103 gene encoding nicotinamide/nicotinic acid mononucleotide adenylyltransferase 3 isoform X1, whose product is MRMTSSTKIMLIACGSFSPPTPMHFRMFEIARDHIHQMGLGQVVGGIVSPVHDSYAKKGLVSATHRCAMIKIGLKSSEWIRLSDWETQQEEWTRTRQVLQYHQNFINSYLKDTNGTINNQHIPAWIPEGIKKTAGQVHLKLLCGADLLESFATPGLWKDEDLEAILGYHGIVVISRAGSNPEQFIFNSDLLTRYRRNITIVTNWVTNDVSSTLIRRLLGRGMSVKYLLDEHVTEYIQKFGLFGCNSETKYILTPGSTTEAMSISPISPINDPDIYIEHRNRMNKRNSSFEAMDETDFPSPPLPSPSAGSNVTLNKVFCCANESSTGQLAKPISGRGATFLGRPGSAVQIITTAAPTPAPPSVTTPDGTTKQAHQVSGSSDDSDQKQNKIVKKMKTSAACPVSRV
- the LOC125950105 gene encoding endoplasmic reticulum lectin 1 isoform X1 — translated: MLVQLNLLLLLVVASGHDLKGFDDSVLFNLVWHSKNDLLPSTPDAEEIVITSPNKERYRCMIPSITAKESTGEVEYSGPTPLELLEPLFLSTTCSYRIESYWSYEVCHGNYIKQYHEERHEKTSKLQEYFLGRWDKQKTEALKARYAESGAQNEQLKYKKIEGFNLPYLELEMDSGTVCDLNGEPRVTKVLYVCYMFGKNEVYSLKETSTCNYEVIILTAALCTHPKYKPQDTEENKINCIPLDDAPRKPRALLEMDVEKMRQKYQQLSVTISDVLGFEMPELDEDGSWRGEPVRKDTSFAFDWKGMDVDADEGTTPVGSMTRRPKKTKELTTLLEFLDGAYCLPGGSGWWKFELCFGKHVRQYHKDTSIYLGYFDVDRHREWLEKNPLVRLTRKHDNQISLFYTGGDVCDKTNQARHVEVKLKCTEHSASTDLIALYLLEPRPCEYVLNVESSKICDILPLATEDMLLPENLQELVDETLLASDSTSSNKDNDVNN
- the LOC125950111 gene encoding beta-1,4-galactosyltransferase 7 isoform X2 translates to MVKYTQVVLLRLFGICLFGFIVVFLLSGGLPTETCRCEEHDHERFHKTFRLEQYDQNRKKLAIVVPFRDRFDELLQFAPHMAAFLDKQGVPFHIFVVNQNDRYRFNRASLINAGFLEARDRFDYFAMHDVDLLPLNDNLRYEYPEEGPLHISGPEYHPKYHYSNFIGGILLLKMEHFVQLNGMSNRYWGWGLEDDEFFVRIKEAGLEVYRSRNITTGTNNTFLHVHDRLHRKRDTTKCFNQRESTRRRDRKTGLNTLKYSIASRRELTIDGVPVSVLNVDLVCDKAETPWCDCPSTTEAPTQRIKKKGDSVQ
- the LOC125950111 gene encoding beta-1,4-galactosyltransferase 7 isoform X1, which encodes MVKYTQVVLLRLFGICLFGFIVVFLLSGGLPTGLETCRCEEHDHERFHKTFRLEQYDQNRKKLAIVVPFRDRFDELLQFAPHMAAFLDKQGVPFHIFVVNQNDRYRFNRASLINAGFLEARDRFDYFAMHDVDLLPLNDNLRYEYPEEGPLHISGPEYHPKYHYSNFIGGILLLKMEHFVQLNGMSNRYWGWGLEDDEFFVRIKEAGLEVYRSRNITTGTNNTFLHVHDRLHRKRDTTKCFNQRESTRRRDRKTGLNTLKYSIASRRELTIDGVPVSVLNVDLVCDKAETPWCDCPSTTEAPTQRIKKKGDSVQ
- the LOC125950103 gene encoding nicotinamide/nicotinic acid mononucleotide adenylyltransferase 1 isoform X3 gives rise to the protein MRMTSSTKIMLIACGSFSPPTPMHFRMFEIARDHIHQMGLGQVVGGIVSPVHDSYAKKGLVSATHRCAMIKIGLKSSEWIRLSDWETQQEEWTRTRQVLQYHQNFINSYLKDTNGTINNQHIPAWIPEGIKKTAGQVHLKLLCGADLLESFATPGLWKDEDLEAILGYHGIVVISRAGSNPEQFIFNSDLLTRYRRNITIVTNWVTNDVSSTLIRRLLGRGMSVKYLLDEHVTEYIQKFGLFGCNSETS